The Candidatus Cloacimonadota bacterium genomic interval TCTAATTTTGCGCACTAATTTTTTGAAATCTTTCTTGTGACGTTCCACTACTTCCAGAGGCGTGTAGAGTTTAGTGTCATAAGTTAAAGTAAACATTTTTGATTTGTATTTTATTATTCTCTCATTCATCTTCATCATCCTTTTTTGTAGATAATTTTTTTGGTATTTTGGATGAAAAAGTGAGGCCGTGCGAGGTTTCAGGAGGATGTGTTTTCCTGTCTTGATTTCTGACAATAAGATGAAAAAATTCTTATTTCTTTTCTCTAATATATCTTGATATTGTTTGAGTGGTAGTTGACGGTTTTTATGCATTTTCTCAAGTTTCCTTTTCTTCTCTTATATTACCGTAACTTTTGTGCCTATTGTGGTTGTGTATTTTCCGTTTGCATTATAGCAATCTGCGTAAACAAATAAAATGTCACCTAATGTAATATCTGAAATTGAGACCACTACAATTTCATCATCTCTTGTAACTGCTGAGTCTTGCGAATATAAGAATTCATTTTTTTCAGAATAAACATTCACAATAACTGAATCAGTTACAGCACCATTTGAAACACAATTTTTTGACCAATTACAAGCTACTTTTCTATCAGCTTCTTTTGCTGAAATATTTAAAGATTTCAGTTGTTCAAGGTCTCCTGTCGAAAACTTGATATTTTCCCAGCTGGTAGTTCCTGCGATTGTTTTTTGGTTCGTGCCTATAAATTTTGACCAACCAGTGAATGGCTTTCCGCTTGCTAATTTATCCCAATAAGTGCGGATATATTGCGACATTGTAGCTCTACCCAAAAGAACTAACAATGCAAATGATTCTCTTACCGCTGTTTGATTTGCTGAACGAGGATTGGCAGGTGTTACTCTTTCCCTGACATAATTTATTCCTCTCCAATTTCCTGCTACTACATTTGCTACTTTCCCGGAAACTTTCCCGAGAATTCCTGCTCTAAGTCGTGCCATGTGTTCCCCCTGTTTTTTGTTGTTCGTGTTCTATTTTTTCAGCTGTTCGGATATAGCGATATGTTGACGCTAATTCAATATGTCCGAGTGCTTTCATAATTTCTATTGGTGTCTTGTGTTCTTTCAGTAAATTAAGTGTGAAAAGATAGCGGAAATAGTATAGTTTTTTCTTCCCGCATAGATAAGAAAATATGAAAAAAATGTCTCTGGTAAGGTCTCTTTTTAACATTTTATATGTGCGAAAATTGCGGGCAAAGTTTCCTCTTGTGTTCCTGTAAATTCGGAGCTGTTGAAGTAATGAATCGGAAATTTGAAAGCTCCTAATGAATTTCGTTTTTCCCTGAATGTATGTAAAACTTCCATTGAAGTATAAACTGCTGTTGCCGGATATGCTGAACAATTCTGAAGGACGTATTCCACTTTCGAATAAAAATTGATGCATGAATTTTATATAAGGATTAACATTCAGAGGATAATTGACATAATCAGATAATAGTATCAAAACCAGTTACTCCACATCACGGCTAATTCTTTTGTAATTTTTACAAATGGTATAATGATATACAACATAAAAGATATAGCGAATAAAAAGGCAAATCCTAAAAATATTTCTGTAATATCTTTTACTATATTAACAAACTCTTTGACTTTCATAAACTAAACTCCGGGAAGTAATGTTGTTGTAAAGATTAAATGAGTTAAGTGTTTATTTTGCGTTTGTTGACCCGAGCGGAGAATAAACGGAGCAAAG includes:
- a CDS encoding DUF6266 family protein, with protein sequence MARLRAGILGKVSGKVANVVAGNWRGINYVRERVTPANPRSANQTAVRESFALLVLLGRATMSQYIRTYWDKLASGKPFTGWSKFIGTNQKTIAGTTSWENIKFSTGDLEQLKSLNISAKEADRKVACNWSKNCVSNGAVTDSVIVNVYSEKNEFLYSQDSAVTRDDEIVVVSISDITLGDILFVYADCYNANGKYTTTIGTKVTVI
- a CDS encoding tyrosine-type recombinase/integrase; the encoded protein is MHQFLFESGIRPSELFSISGNSSLYFNGSFTYIQGKTKFIRSFQISDSLLQQLRIYRNTRGNFARNFRTYKMLKRDLTRDIFFIFSYLCGKKKLYYFRYLFTLNLLKEHKTPIEIMKALGHIELASTYRYIRTAEKIEHEQQKTGGTHGTT